GCCGCCGGCCAGATCGCTCTCCGCGATGCCCTCGTCGAGGAACGCCCGGAGCACGCCGGCCTGCACGCGCTTGAGTGCGGGGTACTCTATCGTCGCCATCCGCGCGTACGCGTCGAGTGCGGCGGCGCGCAGGTTTCCCGCGATGCCGAACGTGTCGCACAGCTCCGCGATCACGTTGATTCGTCCATGACGTGACGCTCGTACGCGCGCACGAACGGATAGTAGATGAGCGTTGCGATGACGATGTTGAGCGTGGCGAGCGCGATCGCGCGCAGGTCCTGCGTCGCCAAAAACGTCGAGACGAACGTCGGCACGGACGACGGAATGTAGAACGCGGGGCGCGAGACGAACCCGGCGGCAACGGCGGCATAGGTGACGGTCGCGAGAACCAGGGGCGCGCCGACGAACGGCACGACGAGATGCGGGTTGAAGACGACCGGCGCCGCGAAGAGCAACGGCTCGTTGAGGTTGAACAGCGAAGGGATGAACGTCGCGCGGCCGACGCGGCGCAGGCGCGGAACCGCGGAGATCGCGAGGAGTCCCGCGAGCGGCAGCGTCGCGCCGGCTCCCCCCGGGAACACGAAGAGAAAGAGCGAGATCACGACGATGTACGGCAGCGGTGCGTGCACCGTAAACGCGTGCGTGTTCTGCATTTGCATCGTGAGGTAGACCGGCGTGACGATGGCCGCGAGCATCGCGGGGCCGTGGACGCCCGCGGTCCACAACAGCGTCTCGATGAGGACGATCGCGATCAGAGCGAGGTAGGTGTCGCCGAGCTGTGCGATCGGATGCATCGCCGCCGCGATCGCGGCGGGCAGCGAGAAATGCAGCGCGAACAGCAGCGCAAACGTCGCGATGCCCAGCAGCCCGCCGCCCCAGTCCGCCAGCGGAGCGCGCACGCGCCCGCGCAGCAGCGCGATCCACGCGGCCGCGACGCCGCACGCCAGGATCGCGACGAAGAGTCCCGCGGCGCCGAGGACTCGTAAATACCCGACGACGTCCGGCCCGAACGGCCGCGGCAGCGCCAGCGCGAACGACGCCGCGCTCCCGATGACCAGCGGCGCGACGGCGTAGCCGGCGGCGCGCGCGAGGCGCACGGCTAGGAGGATCGTCAGGGCCGCGGCCATGACGCCGAACGAGGGAAGCAGGGCCGACGCGAGGCGCAGACCCAACGACGGCGTCTGAGGCTCGCCGGCCGCGAGTTGCGTTGCGAAGATCGCGACGAACGCCGCCGCGAGCGCGAGGAAGCTCCACGGCAGCGCGTCGCGCACGGCCGCCACGAACGCCAACTCGCCGACCCGCCGCATGAGCGGGACTGCCCGGCGTTCGAAGGAGAGAAAAGCTCTAGAGGCGGCGGACGACGGCTTCGACGCGACCGACGATCTCGACATCGCTCGCGTAAATTGGCGGCATCGCCCGATTCTCC
The sequence above is drawn from the Candidatus Binatia bacterium genome and encodes:
- a CDS encoding PTS transporter subunit EIIC, translated to MRRVGELAFVAAVRDALPWSFLALAAAFVAIFATQLAAGEPQTPSLGLRLASALLPSFGVMAAALTILLAVRLARAAGYAVAPLVIGSAASFALALPRPFGPDVVGYLRVLGAAGLFVAILACGVAAAWIALLRGRVRAPLADWGGGLLGIATFALLFALHFSLPAAIAAAMHPIAQLGDTYLALIAIVLIETLLWTAGVHGPAMLAAIVTPVYLTMQMQNTHAFTVHAPLPYIVVISLFLFVFPGGAGATLPLAGLLAISAVPRLRRVGRATFIPSLFNLNEPLLFAAPVVFNPHLVVPFVGAPLVLATVTYAAVAAGFVSRPAFYIPSSVPTFVSTFLATQDLRAIALATLNIVIATLIYYPFVRAYERHVMDEST